A single genomic interval of Peromyscus leucopus breed LL Stock chromosome 7, UCI_PerLeu_2.1, whole genome shotgun sequence harbors:
- the Slc24a1 gene encoding LOW QUALITY PROTEIN: sodium/potassium/calcium exchanger 1 (The sequence of the model RefSeq protein was modified relative to this genomic sequence to represent the inferred CDS: inserted 3 bases in 3 codons) produces the protein MGKLLRMGTQERRLSRRPKRLHWSRLFFLLGMLIIGSTYQHLRRPQNSPSLWTKVSPQQPIKLASRDLPSDEMIAVGSDPPEASSEVDGEMLAPQNTVIRDEATLSITMEDTPSPPRTAKITPTSPKNNYSPIAAGTERETENTPSTPSRASYHFISSSGRERIRSYTPVPRGERRNSIPTHSRERXRKYTSSPAGAPSDTTPTTTEKDSKTMATYRLLETRPPERTAEETAAASFKRVVPNTPTFLTPEVEGSLLTSPSLVEENTLVSPRREEHISSTGPQGAAPQHSPATSEEEETVNTRMGXIPATIQAATVAWRISDPLSRTSVPTIRITSATNRELAKRPPTSHSTPVTPKGKALLTTQVHRCVVVEPAPEVPVTSSPSMTDILFPEAPSSSPSALPPGWPNLHHKAEYPPDLFSVEDRRQGWVALHIFGMMYVFVALAIVCDEYFVPALGVITDKLQISEDVAGATFMAAGGSAPELFTSLIGVFISHSNVGIGTIVGSAVFNILFVIGTCALFXREILNLTWWPLFRDVSFYILDLSMLILFFLDSLIAWWESLLLLLAYALYVFTMKWNKQIELWVKEQLSRRPVAKVMALGDLSKPSDGAAAVEENEPQDNERLKLPSVLTRGSSSASLHNSIIRSTIYHLMLHSLDPLGEARPSKDKQESLNQEARAHPQTKAEGNPDEEEPAQLPAVTVTPAPAPDAKGDQEEEDPGCQEDVGEAEHTGDVTREEGETEAEGKEDEEGETEAQGKEDEEGETEAEGKDEHEGETEAEGKDEQEGETEAEGKVVDLEGETEAERNNEQEGETEAEGKIVELEEETEAEGKVVELEGETEAEGKEDEQEGETEAEGKDEQEGETEAEGKDEQEGETEAEGKVVELEGETEAEGKEDEHQGEGGSQADDAEVKASEGETEADADNPCETTQGEKGADGEGGSDGEDSGEEEDDEEEEEEEEEEEEEESEEPLSLEWPESRQKQAIYLFLLPIVFPLWLTVPDVRRQESRKFFVITFLGSIIWIAMFSYLMVWWAHQVGETIGISEEIMGLTILAAGTSIPDLITSVIVARKGLGDMAVSSSVGSNIFDITVGLPVPWLLFSLINTLQPVPVSSNGLFCAIVLLFLMLLFVIFSIASCKWRMNKILGFTMFLLYFVFLVISVMLEDRIISCPVSV, from the exons ATGGGGAAACTGCTCAGGATGGGGACACAGGAGAGGCGGCTATCCCGGCGACCAAAGAGGCTTCACTGGAGtcgcctcttcttcctcctgggaATGTTGATCATCGGTTCCACCTATCAGCACCTGAGGAGACCCCAGAACTCCCCCTCACTGTGGACAAAAGTTTCTCCCCAGCAGCCTATTAAATTGGCCAGCAGGGACCTCCCCAGTGATGAGATGATAGCGGTGGGCAGTGACCCTCCAGAGGCTAGTTCTGAAGTGGATGGTGAGATGCTGGCACCCCAAAACACAGTGATCAGGGATGAAGCAACACTTAGCATAACAATGGAGgacacccccagcccacccagaaCAGCCAAGATCACCCCAACGTCACCCAAGAATAACTACAGCCCTATAGCGGCTGGCACAGAAAGAGAAACGGAAAACACGCCCTCTACACCTAGCAGGGCATCGTACCACTTCATCTCATCgtcaggcagagaaagaataagaaGCTATACCCCAGTACccaggggagaaaggaggaactCCATCCCAACTCActccagggaaa gaaggaagtatACCTCATCCCCAGCAGGTGCACCGTCTGATACCACCCCCACAAcaacagagaaagacagcaaaACCATGGCAACCTACAGGCTGTTGGAGACCAGACCTCCCGAGAGAACAGCGGAAGAAACCGCCGCAGCTTCTTTCAAGAGAGTGGTTCCGAACACCCCAACTTTCTTAACCCCTGAAGTAGAAGGAAGCCTCTTGACTTCTCCAAGTTTGGTGGAAGAGAACACCCTGGTCAGTCCTAGAAGAGAGGAACACATCAGCTCTACCGGTCCCCAGGGAGCAGCCCCCCAGCACTCCCCGGCCACgtctgaggaggaagagacagtgaaCACCAGGATGG GTATCCCAGCAACCATCCAAGCTGCCACTGTCGCCTGGAGAATCAGCGACCCCTTGTCCAGAACCAGTGTCCCAACCATTAGAATCACCTCAGCCACCAACAGGGAGCTGGCAAAGAGACCTCCCACGTCCCACAGTACCCCAGTAACTCCCAAAGGCAAGGCACTCCTGACCACACAGGTCCACCGCTGTGTGGTTGTGGAGCCAGCCCCAGAGGTCCCCGTGACCTCATCTCCGAGCATGACGGATATCCTGTTCCCAGAGGCCCCCAGCTCCAGTCCCTCAGCTTTACCACCTGGCTGGCCAAACCTCCACCACAAGGCAGAGTACCCCCCAGACCTGTTCAGTGTGGAGGATCGGCGGCAGGGCTGGGTGGCCCTGCACATCTTCGGCATGATGTACGTGTTTGTGGCCTTGGCCATTGTGTGTGATGAGTACTTCGTGCCAGCCCTGGGAGTGATCACAGACAAGCTGCAGATCTCTGAGGATGTGGCGGGAGCCACATTCATGGCCGCAGGAGGCTCAGCCCCTGAGCTGTTCACCTCTCTCATTGGTGTCTTTATCTCTCACAGCAATGTGGGTATTGGCACCATTGTGGGCTCTGCTGTGTTCAACATCCTTTTTGTCATTGGCACCTGTGCCCTTT TCCGGGAGATCCTCAATCTCACCTGGTGGCCCTTGTTCCGCGATGTCTCCTTCTACATCCTTGACTTGTCCAtgctcattctcttcttcctggatAGTCTGATTGCCTGGTGGgagagcctgctgctgctgctggcctacGCCCTGTACGTGTTCACCATGAAGTGGAACAAGCAGATTGAGCTTTGGGTGAAAGAGCAGCTGAGCAGGCGGCCAGTAGCCAAGGTCATGGCCCTGGGGGACCTCAGCAAG CCCAGCGATGGTGCCGCCGCCGTTGAGGAAAACGAGCCACAGGATAATGAGAGGCTAAAG CTCCCGTCCGTGCTGACCCGAGGGAGCAGCTCGGCCTCACTCCACAACAGCATCATCCGCAGCACCATCTACCACCTCATGCTCCACAGCCTGGACCCCCTGGGGGAAG CCCGCCCCTCCAAGGACAAGCAGGAGAGTCTGAATCAGGAGGCCAGAGCCCACCCCCAGACCAAAGCAGAGGGCAATCCAGACG AGGAGGAGCCAGCCCAGCTCCCTGCGGTCACGGTCACTCCAGCCCCTGCTCCAGACGCCAAGGGAgatcaggaggaggaggatccaGGCTGCCAG GAAGATGTGGGTGAGGCTGAACACACAGGAGATGTGACACGTgaagagggggaaactgaggcagaaggcaaagaagatgaagagggggaaactgaggcacaaggaaaagaagatgaagaaggggaaaccgaggcagaaggaaaagatgaacatgaaggggaaactgaggcagaaggaaaagatgagcaagaaggggaaactgaggcagaaggaaaagtTGTTGACCttgaaggggaaactgaggcagaaagaaacaATGAGCAAGAAGGGGAAACCGAGGCAGAAGGAAAAATTGTTGAACttgaagaagaaactgaggcagaaggaaaagttgttgaacttgaaggagaaactgaggcagaaggaaaagaagatgagcaagaaggggaaactgaggcagaaggaaaagatgaacaagaaggggaaactgaggcagaaggaaaagatgaacaagaaggggaaactgaggcagaaggaaaagtTGTTGAACttgaaggggaaactgaggcagaaggaaaagaagatgaaCACCAAGGGGAAGGTGGAAGCCAAGCTGACGACGCTGAGGTAAAAGCCAGTGAAGGTGAAACAGAAGCCGATGCTGACAATCCGTGTGAGACCACCCAAGGTGAGAAAGGTGCGGATGGTGAAGGGGGAAGCGATGGAGAGGACAGCGGAGAGGAGGAAGATgacgaagaggaggaggaggaggaggaagaggaagaggaggaggaaagcgaGGAGCCTCTGTCCCTGGAATGGCCTGAGAGCCGGCAGAAGCAAGCCAtctacctcttcctcctgcccaTCGTCTTCCCACTGTGGCTGACGGTGCCCGATGTACGGAGGCAG GAGTCCAGGAAGTTTTTCGTCATCACCTTCCTGGGATCCATCATCTGGATAGCCATGTTTTCATACCTCATGGTTTGGTGGGCTCACCAG GTTGGTGAAACCATTGGGATTTCGGAAGAGATTATGGGTTTGACCATCTTAGCAGCAGGCACTTCAATTCCTGACCTCATCACCAGTGTGATCGTTGCCCGGAAAGGCCTGGGAGACATGGCTGTGTCAAGCTCAGTGGGCAGTAACATATTTGATATCACGGTGGG cttgCCTGTACCCTggctcctcttctctctcatcaacaCACTGCAGCCTGTTCCAGTCAGCAGCAATGGCCTGTTCTGTGCAATTGTCTTGCTGTTTCTCATGCTCCTGTTTGTGATCTTCTCAATTGCATCGTGTAAATGGAGAATGAACAAGATCCTGGGCTTCACGATGTTCCTTCTTTACTTTGTATTCTTGGTAATCAGTGTGATGTTAGAAGATCGAATCATATCCTGTCCTGTATCTGTCTGA